One Microbacterium esteraromaticum genomic window carries:
- a CDS encoding M14 family zinc carboxypeptidase: MIESRPLKRTRGRVAAIASATAMVGSLFIATAPAYAGPPANAHCGTEASNNIDGFVNHAQLTKALHKIEHTTNGTVAVDVLGQTGNGTDIYTARVGHGDTVIFIESQIHGNENHGTEALLNLLADWGSNTPAAQKLRDAVTIVTIPRMNVDGGENDTRQNQHSWDEVVADFPQLEGAQPSWNYNSRVGGFDMNRDFNPDLDYVPDPADFPGTSAGTGWYINPETQLVRDLYRDLEDEFGTVDYFVDLHNQGSCYVDSATGERSFLSISGRFIADPTAFGDWPKFDYDHSRRANVAVYNALQSRGESGFGNATLYPQDTNLPGTALGSFALRGSATVLFETSSQTQYDGTKSSGKLIKQVETGLTGLVDAVVDGSIDNLDPEDYEEIPTREPFPRD, encoded by the coding sequence ATGATCGAATCACGTCCCCTGAAGAGAACTCGCGGCAGAGTCGCCGCGATCGCCAGTGCTACGGCCATGGTCGGCAGCCTGTTCATCGCCACCGCCCCGGCCTACGCGGGACCCCCCGCGAACGCACACTGCGGCACCGAGGCCAGCAACAACATCGACGGCTTCGTCAACCACGCGCAGCTGACGAAGGCTCTCCACAAGATCGAGCACACGACCAACGGCACCGTCGCTGTCGACGTGCTCGGTCAGACAGGCAATGGCACCGACATCTACACCGCGCGCGTCGGCCACGGCGACACGGTCATCTTCATAGAGTCGCAGATCCACGGCAACGAGAACCACGGCACCGAGGCGCTGCTCAACCTCCTCGCCGACTGGGGCAGCAACACGCCTGCCGCCCAGAAGCTGCGAGATGCAGTGACCATCGTCACGATCCCGCGCATGAACGTCGACGGCGGCGAGAACGACACGCGTCAGAACCAGCACTCGTGGGACGAGGTCGTCGCCGACTTCCCGCAGCTCGAAGGTGCGCAGCCCTCGTGGAACTACAACTCGCGCGTCGGCGGCTTCGACATGAACCGCGACTTCAACCCCGACCTGGACTACGTTCCGGACCCGGCGGACTTCCCGGGTACGAGCGCCGGCACCGGCTGGTACATCAACCCCGAGACCCAGCTCGTGCGCGACCTGTATCGCGACCTCGAAGACGAGTTCGGCACCGTCGACTACTTCGTGGACCTGCACAACCAGGGCAGCTGCTACGTCGACTCCGCCACGGGAGAGCGTTCGTTCCTGTCGATCTCGGGCCGCTTCATCGCCGACCCGACCGCGTTCGGCGACTGGCCCAAGTTCGACTACGACCACTCGCGGCGTGCGAACGTCGCCGTGTACAACGCTCTGCAGAGCCGCGGCGAGTCGGGCTTCGGCAACGCGACGCTGTACCCGCAGGACACGAACCTCCCGGGCACTGCTCTCGGCTCGTTCGCTCTGCGCGGCAGCGCCACGGTGCTCTTCGAGACCTCGAGCCAGACGCAGTACGACGGCACGAAGTCCAGCGGCAAGCTGATCAAGCAGGTCGAAACCGGTCTGACGGGCCTCGTCGACGCGGTCGTCGATGGCAGCATCGACAACCTCGACCCCGAAGACTATGAGGAGATTCCGACGCGCGAGCCGTTCCCGCGCGACTGA
- a CDS encoding GNAT family N-acetyltransferase: MRVTVVGRLDTETLIEWNGALRASCVEDRVGVWWPSDETVLAQFADPLPGRRRWALVHRAEDGSLAGAADVSAGPGEPAEVTIGVLPAHRRRGIGTVLWEAARELLADEAPSVVQSETWSQAGVAFAECCGLAVGNSELRMLRSAVAPAPDRHAAADVEIVTWTGAVPDDLMHDWVRLNTRMREDVPIGELTRRVTSLDAEWVRAHEKRMTDQGWILVRAMARLAGEGVGYTVLFVAADGDEIVVQDDTFVERAHRGRGIAGLLKSENLRQLSALPASAAARWVQTTTAVDNHPMLALNRAIGFEVADRSYALEGRFAVS; encoded by the coding sequence GTGCGCGTCACCGTCGTCGGCCGGCTCGACACGGAGACGCTGATCGAATGGAACGGCGCGCTCAGGGCCTCGTGCGTCGAGGATCGCGTCGGCGTCTGGTGGCCGAGCGACGAGACCGTCCTGGCGCAGTTCGCCGATCCGCTGCCGGGTCGGCGCCGCTGGGCGCTGGTCCATCGCGCCGAAGACGGCTCACTCGCCGGTGCGGCCGACGTCTCAGCGGGCCCAGGCGAACCGGCCGAGGTCACGATCGGCGTCCTTCCCGCCCACCGTCGCCGTGGAATCGGCACCGTGCTCTGGGAGGCCGCTCGCGAGCTGCTCGCCGACGAGGCGCCCTCGGTCGTGCAGTCCGAGACGTGGTCGCAGGCGGGAGTCGCATTCGCCGAATGCTGCGGACTGGCGGTGGGCAACAGCGAGCTCCGGATGCTGCGCAGCGCCGTCGCACCCGCTCCCGACCGTCATGCCGCCGCCGATGTGGAGATCGTCACGTGGACGGGTGCCGTCCCGGACGACCTCATGCACGACTGGGTCCGCCTGAACACGCGGATGCGCGAGGACGTTCCCATCGGAGAACTCACCCGGCGCGTCACCTCCCTGGATGCGGAGTGGGTCCGCGCCCACGAGAAGCGCATGACCGACCAGGGCTGGATTCTCGTCCGGGCGATGGCTCGTCTTGCGGGCGAAGGCGTCGGCTACACCGTGCTCTTCGTCGCCGCAGACGGTGATGAGATCGTTGTGCAGGACGACACCTTCGTCGAGCGAGCCCATCGCGGGCGGGGCATCGCCGGACTGCTCAAGAGCGAGAACCTTCGTCAGCTGAGTGCGCTGCCGGCCTCCGCCGCAGCGCGGTGGGTGCAGACCACGACCGCCGTCGACAACCACCCCATGCTGGCGCTGAACCGCGCGATCGGCTTCGAGGTCGCCGACAGGTCGTACGCCCTCGAAGGTCGATTCGCAGTGAGCTGA
- the rsfS gene encoding ribosome silencing factor, giving the protein MQSPEAAVEMLQIAARAADAKGGEDLIALNVSEPLPLVDVFLLVTGNSERNVAAIADEIEDQLLEAGHRRVRREGRAESRWVLLDFGDLVVHVFHSEERVYYGLERLWKDCPVIPIELPAPAAGE; this is encoded by the coding sequence ATGCAATCCCCTGAAGCCGCCGTCGAGATGCTGCAGATCGCCGCTCGCGCGGCGGATGCGAAGGGCGGCGAGGATCTCATCGCCCTGAACGTCTCCGAGCCGCTGCCGCTCGTCGACGTCTTCCTGCTGGTCACCGGAAACAGCGAGCGCAACGTCGCCGCGATCGCCGACGAGATCGAAGACCAGCTTCTCGAAGCGGGACACCGTCGCGTCCGACGCGAGGGCCGTGCCGAGTCACGCTGGGTCCTGCTCGATTTCGGCGACCTCGTGGTGCACGTGTTCCACTCCGAGGAGCGCGTCTACTACGGGCTCGAGCGCCTGTGGAAGGACTGCCCCGTCATCCCGATCGAGCTGCCTGCACCCGCCGCGGGGGAGTGA
- the nadD gene encoding nicotinate-nucleotide adenylyltransferase: protein MHDSTARAPRIGVMGGTFDPIHHGHLVAASEVAHSFDLDEVVFVPTGQPWQKQNVSPSEHRYLMTVIATASNPGFTVSRVDIDRDGPTYTIDTLRDLKQQRPDAELFFITGADAVAQILSWRDHDELWDLAHFVAVSRPGHVLSTDGLPTEDVSQLEVPALSISSTDCRERVADGQPVWYLVPDGVVQYIAKHHLYRSKA, encoded by the coding sequence ATGCACGACTCCACCGCTCGGGCACCGCGCATCGGCGTGATGGGTGGCACTTTCGACCCCATCCACCATGGTCACCTGGTCGCGGCGAGCGAGGTCGCGCACTCCTTCGACCTCGATGAGGTCGTCTTCGTGCCGACCGGCCAGCCATGGCAGAAGCAGAACGTGTCGCCCAGCGAGCACCGCTATCTGATGACGGTGATCGCCACGGCATCGAACCCGGGCTTCACCGTCAGCCGGGTCGACATCGACCGCGACGGGCCCACCTACACCATCGACACCCTGCGCGATCTGAAGCAGCAGCGCCCCGACGCGGAGCTGTTCTTCATCACGGGTGCGGATGCCGTGGCGCAGATTCTCAGCTGGAGGGACCATGATGAACTGTGGGATCTCGCCCACTTCGTCGCGGTCTCCCGGCCGGGCCACGTGCTGAGCACGGACGGACTGCCCACCGAGGATGTGAGTCAGCTCGAAGTGCCGGCCCTGTCGATCTCGTCGACGGACTGCCGAGAGCGCGTCGCCGACGGGCAGCCGGTCTGGTACCTGGTGCCGGATGGCGTGGTCCAGTACATCGCGAAGCATCATCTGTATCGGAGCAAGGCATGA
- a CDS encoding glutamate-5-semialdehyde dehydrogenase has translation MSTSIVTDAPADTAQDRLVRAKEASRSIARLTSAQKAELLEAIAAAIESNAARIIDANTVDIERGRADAIGDALIDRLRLDEQRVAALASAVRDVATLPDPIGQVVGGHRMPNGVALEQVRVPFGVVGAIYEARPNVTVDIAALALRAGNAVVLRGGSAARGSNTVLVEVMRQALEGLGHDPEAIQSVDDFGREGAKAMMHARGLIDVLVPRGSASLIEAVVTESTVPVIETGAGVVHIVIDESAPMDWARDIVVNAKVQRPSVCNAVETLLVHRQAAPQLVPVIASALLSEGVAIHGDDMVVGLVAGTIPATEDDWAKEYLKLEIAIKVVDDLDEALEHIRRYSTGHTESIITTDSRNAERFLAEVDSAVVMVNASTRFTDGAEFGFGAEVGISTQKLHARGPMGLGELTSTKWLARGSGQIRG, from the coding sequence ATGAGCACATCCATCGTCACCGACGCCCCGGCGGACACCGCGCAGGATCGCCTTGTGCGCGCGAAGGAGGCGTCGCGCTCGATCGCGCGGCTGACCAGCGCTCAGAAGGCGGAGCTCCTGGAGGCGATCGCCGCTGCGATCGAGTCGAACGCGGCACGCATCATCGATGCGAACACCGTCGACATCGAGCGCGGGCGGGCCGATGCCATCGGCGATGCGCTCATCGACAGGCTGCGCCTGGATGAGCAGCGCGTCGCGGCGCTGGCATCCGCCGTGCGTGACGTCGCGACCCTGCCCGACCCGATCGGCCAGGTCGTGGGAGGGCACCGGATGCCCAACGGTGTCGCTCTCGAGCAGGTGCGGGTGCCGTTCGGCGTGGTCGGCGCGATCTACGAGGCGCGCCCGAACGTCACCGTCGACATCGCGGCGCTCGCGCTGCGTGCGGGCAATGCGGTCGTGCTGCGCGGGGGCAGCGCCGCCCGCGGCTCGAACACGGTGCTGGTGGAGGTCATGCGCCAGGCCCTGGAGGGCCTCGGCCACGACCCTGAGGCGATCCAGAGCGTCGACGACTTCGGCCGCGAAGGTGCGAAGGCCATGATGCACGCACGAGGTCTCATCGACGTGCTCGTGCCGCGCGGCAGCGCGTCGCTCATCGAGGCGGTCGTGACGGAGTCGACGGTCCCCGTCATCGAGACCGGTGCAGGGGTGGTGCACATCGTCATCGACGAGTCGGCGCCGATGGACTGGGCGCGCGACATCGTCGTGAACGCCAAGGTGCAGCGGCCGAGCGTCTGCAACGCCGTCGAGACGCTGCTCGTTCATCGGCAGGCCGCTCCGCAGCTCGTCCCTGTGATCGCGAGCGCTCTGCTCAGCGAGGGCGTGGCGATCCATGGCGACGACATGGTCGTCGGGCTCGTCGCAGGGACGATCCCCGCGACGGAGGACGACTGGGCGAAGGAGTACCTCAAGCTCGAGATCGCGATCAAGGTCGTCGACGATCTCGACGAGGCGCTCGAGCACATCCGCCGGTACAGCACGGGTCACACCGAGTCGATCATCACCACCGACTCGCGCAACGCCGAGCGCTTCCTCGCCGAGGTCGACTCGGCGGTCGTGATGGTGAACGCGTCCACTCGCTTCACCGACGGCGCCGAGTTCGGGTTCGGCGCCGAGGTCGGCATCTCGACCCAGAAGCTGCACGCGCGAGGTCCGATGGGACTCGGGGAGCTGACCAGCACGAAGTGGCTCGCGCGCGGGTCAGGCCAGATCCGCGGCTGA